A genomic segment from Triticum urartu cultivar G1812 unplaced genomic scaffold, Tu2.1 TuUngrouped_contig_6892, whole genome shotgun sequence encodes:
- the LOC125531228 gene encoding glutamine synthetase cytosolic isozyme 1-3-like: MSPLAELLSLDLSGCTGKIIAEYIWVGGTGMDVRSKARTLPGPVDDPSKLPKWNFDGSSTGQATGDDSEVILCPQAIFRDPFRKGNNILVICDCYAPNGEPIPSNKRYNAARIFGHPDVKDEEPWYGIEQEYTLLQKDTNWPIGWPLGGYPGPQGPYYCAVGAEKSYGRDIVDAHYKACLYAGINIGGINAEVMPGQWEFQVGPSVGISAGDELWAARYILERITEIAGVVVSFDPKPIPGEWNGAGAHTNYSTKSMRSEGGYEVIKKAIQKLEARHMDHIAAYGEGNERRLTGRHETADINTFVWGVANRGASVRVGRDTEKEGKGYFEDRRPGSNMDPYVVTSMIADPPILWNAGLSNGR; encoded by the exons CGAGTACATATG GGTCGGCGGCACCGGGATGGACGTCAGGAGCAAAGCCAGG ACGCTGCCCGGACCCGTCGATGACCCCAGCAAGCTTCCAAAATGGAATTTTGACGGCTCCAGCACCGGCCAAGCCACGGGTGACGACAGCGAGGTCATCCTCTG CCCTCAAGCCATCTTCAGGGACCCGTTCAGGAAGGGGAACAACATCCTG GTCATCTGTGACTGCTATGCGCCTAACGGAGAGCCGATTCCGAGCAACAAGCGGTACAACGCAGCGAGGATATTCGGCCACCCTGATGTCAAGGATGAAGAACCATG GTATGGGATTGAGCAGGAGTACACCCTTCTTCAGAAGGACACCAACTGGCCCATTGGCTGGCCACTAGGGGGTTACCCTGGCCCTCAG GGACCTTACTACTGCGCCGTGGGTGCAGAGAAATCTTACGGGCGCGACATCGTCGACGCGCACTACAAGGCCTGCCTCTACGCCGGCATCAACATCGGCGGCATCAATGCAGAAGTCATGCCAGGACAG TGGGAGTTCCAAGTTGGCCCTTCCGTCGGCATCTCTGCCGGCGACGAGCTCTGGGCGGCTCGCTACATCCTGGAG AGGATCACTGAGATTGCTGGCGTCGTCGTCTCCTTCGACCCCAAACCGATCCCG GGAGAGTGGAATGGTGCTGGTGCCCACACAAACTACAG CACCAAGTCGATGAGGAGCGAGGGCGGGTACGAGGTGATCAAGAAGGCGATCCAGAAGCTGGAGGCGCGGCACATGGACCACATCGCCGCCTACGGCGAGGGCAACGAACGCCGGCTCACCGGCCGCCACGAGACCGCCGACATCAACACCTTCGTCTGG GGCGTGGCGAACCGCGGCGCGTCGGTGCGGGTGGGCCGCGACACCGAGAAGGAAGGCAAGGGGTACTTCGAGGACCGGAGGCCGGGGTCCAACATGGATCCCTACGTCGTCACCTCCATGATCGCCGACCCCCCCATCCTCTGGAACGCCGGCCTCTCCAATGGCAGGTAG
- the LOC125531227 gene encoding phosphoglucomutase, cytoplasmic (The sequence of the model RefSeq protein was modified relative to this genomic sequence to represent the inferred CDS: added 78 bases not found in genome assembly) codes for MVFSVTKKETKPYEGQKPGTSGLRKKVTVFQQPHYLANFVQATFNALPADQVKGATIVVSGDGRYFSKDAVQIIAKMAAANGVRRVWVGQDSLLSTPAVSAIIRERISADGAKATGAFILTASHNPGGPTEDFGIKYNMGNGGPAPESVTDKIFSNTKTITEYLIAEDLPNVDISVTGVTSFTGPEGPFDVDVFDSATDYIKLMKTIFDFESIKKLLASPKFSFCFDGLHGVAGAYAKRMFVDELGASESSLLNCVPKEDFGGGHPDPNLTYAKELVERMGLGKTSNADPPEFGAAADGDADRNMVLGKRFFVTPSDSVAIIAANAVQSIPYFASGLKGVARSMPTSAALDVVAKNLNLKFFEVPTGWKFFGNLMDAGMCSVCGEESFGTGSDHIREKDGIWAVLAWLSILAYKNKDNLGGDKLVTVEDIVLQHWATYGRHYYTRYDYENVDAEAAKELMANLVKMQSSLSDVNKSIKEIQPTVADVVSADEFEYKDPVDGSVSKHQGIRYLFGDGSRLVFRLSGTGSVGATIRIYIEQYEKDSSKTGRESSDALSPLVDVALKLSKIQEYTGRSAPTVIT; via the exons GTTACAGTATTCCAGCAGCCTCATTACCTCGCGAATTTCGTTCAAGCAACATTTAATGCCCTTCCAGCTGACCAAGTAAAAG GTGCCACCATTGTTGTCTCCGGCGATGGGCGCTATTTCTCAAAGGATGCTGTTCAG ATCATTGCAAAAATGGCTGCTGCTAATGGAGTAAGACGTGTCTGGGTTGGACAAGACAGTCTCTTGTCAACTCCAGCTGTATCTGCTATCATCCGTGAAAGAATTTCTGCAGAT GGCGCAAAGGCTACTGGTGCCTTCATTTTAACAGCCAGCCACAACCCAGGTGGTCCAACCGAG GACTTTGGAATCAAATACAACATGGGGAATGGTGGACCCGCCCCTGAGTCTGTTACCGATAAGATCTTCTCTAATACAAAGACAATTACTGAATACCTCATTGCGGAGGACCTTCCAAAT GTCGATATTTCTGTGACAGGTGTCACTTCCTTCACTGGACCTGAAGGACCTTTTGATGTCGATGTCTTTGACTCTGCTACAGATTACATCAAGCTAATGAA GACAATCTTTGACTTTGAGTCTATTAAAAAGCTTCTGGCATCTCCAAAGTTCTCGTTCTG TTTTGATGGCCTTCACGGTGTTGCTGGAGCTTATGCAAAGCGCATGTTTGTGGATGAGCTCGGCGCCAGTGAAAGCTCACTGTTGAACTGTGTTCCAAAG GAAGACTTTGGAGGTGGTCATCCTGACCCTAACCTCACCTATGCAAAAGAACTGGTTGAGCGGATGGGTCTTGGGAAAACCTCAAACGCTGACCCCCCTGAATTTGGTGCGGCAGCTGATGGAGATGCTGACCGTAACATGGTTCTGGGTAAACG ATTCTTCGTGACACCATCAGATTCGGTTGCCATTATCGCAGCCAATGCTGTTCAATCAATTCCTTACTTCGCTTCTGGCCTGAAGGGAGTTGCCAG GAGCATGCCAACATCAGCTGCACTTGATGTAGTTGCAAAGAATCTAAATCTCAAGTTCTTTGAG GTGCCTACTGGGTGGAAATTTTTTGGAAACCTGATGGATGCTGGAATGTGCTCAGTTTGTGGTGAAGAAAGCTTTGGCACGG GTTCTGACCACATCCGTGAAAAGGATGGTATTTGGGCTGTTCTAGCTTGGCTATCTATTCTAGCTTACAAGAACAAGGACAACCTTGGAGGAGATAAGCTTGTTACGGTTGAAGACATTGTTCTTCAGCACTGGGCTACTTATGGTCGCCATTATTATACACGATATGACTATGAG AATGTTGATGCAGAAGCTGCCAAGGAACTTATGGCTAACCTAGTAAAGATGCAGTCGTCCCTGTCTGACGTTAACAA GTCGATCAAGGAGATCCAGCCTACTGTTGCAGATGTGGTTTCGGCTGATGAGTTTGAGTACAAGGACCCTGTTGATGGTTCTGTCTCCAAGCATCAGGGTATCCGGTATCTCTTTGGAGATGGTTCCCGACTG GTGTTCCGCCTTTCTGGAACTGGTTCAGTTGGTGCTACTATCCGTATTTACATTGAGCAGTATGAGAAGGATTCTTCCAAAACCGGGAGGGAGTCGAGCGATGCTCTTTCTCCACTG GTTGACGTGGCCCTGAAGCTTTCGAAGATCCAGGAGTACACCGGCCGATCTGCCCCCACGGTGATCACATAA